The genomic stretch ctaaacaaaacatggaatatAATTAAACACTAAAGCTTGCTCTGTGACCAAATcataagtaatatttttttaaatttaattttgttatatttaattcatttacttttgtttcaaaatgaaataaaatgacataaaatgaaataaaataaaataaaataaaataaaataaaataaaataaaataaaataaaataaaataaaataaaataaaataaaataaaataaaataaaattgaattgaattgaattgaattgaattgaattgaattgaattgaattgaattgaattgaattgaattaaatttaGTCAGATAAATCAAAATACAGTACTTCAAGCATACTCTCCATTTTTATCAGactttaatattcattttaaactgTCGCTAAAGTGAAGTTAAATGAAGTTAAAGCTCGGTCAATAAGACTGTCTTTGTGCAGTTGTTTGTATAATTTTACTGTTATACTCCTGAACcactacacaaaataaggtgAGAATTAATGTGTTTCCTGTGTTATTATTTGtcttctgacaaatacaccacaatttaatttaatttaatttaatttaatttaatttaatttaatttaatttaatttaatttaatttaatttaatttaatttaatttaatttaatttaatttaatttaatttaatttaatttaatttaatttaatttaatttaatttaatttaatttaatttaatttaatttaatttaaaccttcggtctcgggctgatactggcacgcaggGGCCTGAtgctgggcctgataccagacaaaccatgtgacaagaccattttgtttccagaaaattttcagtttattacatgtattatatctaaacattgtaaactgtgtgttcacactggtgcgctgttctctgattggttgtttcacgggcacgataccagagcagcgcgctctgagtggacagctacgggggctgatactggacatggttaaactctatattttatcagtatcactgccctgggctttgacacagtatcattccggccttttcccgtatcattcatgggcggtttctagggtacagggctaattaatactgtagtatgtgataatactaCTTATCTCTTGTCACGTTTTATGGTCGCTCCAGACTCTGTTTACactttaacccaggggtctccaaccttttttttctaaaatatacttttgcaATATGGAATTAGCCAAGATTCCAACATTTATTTCCATATCTTATTTCAACCCAAAGGCAAGTTTATTTCTAGAGCATAATTCGTACACAAGCTAATTCAGTGTGCTTTCACTTCATAAAATAAttcaacaaaacataaaattattCTAAAATCATACCATAAAAttccataaaacaaaaaaatttaaacaaagaGTGCAGTTGAATAAAAGTGTTTTCAGCCTGGATTTAAACATTGCCAAATTTGAGGATTGTCGTACATCTTCACATCATCCAACAAACGGAATAGATTTATTTTGccataatattaacaaaatgtTGGTATTATTTCTAGTGCTTTTTCTCATTTATGCTATTTCTTATCCCAACTTTCATGATCATTGTCAACTATCCACTCATTtactccgcttatccgggtcgccggggcagcagtctcaatacggaagcccagacttcccggtccctggcCACCTCGTCCAGCTCCACCGTGAGGACataaggcgttcccaggccagctgtgagacataatccctccagcgagtcctaggtctgccccgggggccttttttccgggctgggcatgcccggaacacctcatcagggaggcgtccaggaggcatgttcaaatgaaataaaaccattaccatatttcagTCCAAACAAAACgaataacaaaacaaatatgcttgttttattaGAAAATTCTGGTATCTacaactcacattttgtattctTTCCAGTGTTCACACGTtcaaacctgaatgaaaagcaggcttGCAGGCACCTCATGTAGCCTTAGAGGGCGACCTGGCTACCGTGGTACACCTGTTGGTGACCCATGCCTTCAAATGCTAGATATATTTCTGCTTGTCTGTGTTTTTATAGCCATATCTCGGTAGTCTTGCTCCAGTTAGGGATTAACAGTAACCTCTGGGGATTGTAATAGTACATGTGAATTATCAGTATCCAAtaagaaccattcattcattcattcattcattttctaccgcttttcctcacgagggtcgtggggggtgctggagcctatcccagctgtcttcgggcgtgaggcggggtacaccctggactggtggccagccaatcacagggcatatatagacaaacaaccattcaaactccaataagaaccattcattcattcattttctaccgctttttcctcacgagggttgcggtgggtgctggagcctatcccagctgtcttcgggcgtgaggcggggtacaccctggactggtggccagccaatcacagagcacatatagacaaacaaccattcacactccattcattcattttctaccgctttttcctcacgagggtcgcggggggtgctggagcctatcccagctttcttcgggcgtgaggcggggtacaccctggactggtggccagccaatcacagggtacatatagacaaacaaccattcacactccaatAAGAACCAAATACACCAAAttctttattaatatttattgagTCATACAATACAGACTAGTCAGACCAATATTTTGttgtgtgattaaaaaaaaacctatcaAAGGGAGCATTTCAAGCTCATTTGAGGAGGATTTGAAAAGGACTTTACAACTGCATCATTAAAGAGGAGCGTTCTCAACAGATGTGCAGTCTGATCTTCTGGAACATAGACACCATTGTCATTGTATACAATCTAAAGACTAACCATGTGTAATCCAGTCAAAATTAAGGTTCATTACCTTGTCCTTTCCACATCCTCAATAGTTTCCGGGAGGCGGACTTTGTTTGTCTCAGGAAGAAGCAATGTCAACAACCCGGCAGTGAAAGCCATCAGGGAAAAGACAATGCCTGGCAAAGGAACCCATACCTCCTCAAGAAGAGTCACCGGGAGGGTTAGTGACACGCCGAGACGGGCGAGGAAGCTACAGCAGCCAAAACCATTTTGCCTGCGTTAACATAGAAACATTTCTAAGAATCAACCAATTTTTGGAAGCAAATCATTGGAATATAAACCTTTATGATTCTTACACATTCTGGTCAATGTGTGTTATATTGTAATACTGACCTCATTACGGTAGGATAGAGTTCTGCAGTGTACAAATACAAAACTGTAAAAGCTGCTTCAGAAAACATCTTCCCCAGTGCTGCCACCGTTGTTCGAAATGCTGCATATTCTGAAATATGACATCCaagaaagacatttttaatCCCGACAATATGCTCTTTACCTTTTCCTATTCATAGAGACTCAATCTTGATCACTCACTCGCTGGAATTAGGATGTTACAGAACAGACAAAGTCCAGTCAGAAAAAGTCCACTGGATTGATTCAACTTTCGCCCAAGTTTGTTCAAAGAAAAAAGGATGAAAAATTTGGCAGGAAGTTCAGAGATACCATAGATCAACTGTGTAATGTAAATGTCCACGCCAAATCCAGCGACATTCAAACCTATCGCGTAGTAACTGCAGGCCACTTCAAACCTACAAACAGAACATTAGAAAATGTTCTCAGACTGTTAAAcaacaatataatacagtagaacctctgAAGTCAAATGGCTCAAAAAAGTCAGACTGTTCAAAATTCAGCCatcattttgagaaaaatagaAACAGGTAGGTGCACACGGTGGCCAAGAtcaggaagatctgggttcgaatctccgcttgggcatttctgtgtggagtttgcatgttctccccgtgcatgcgtgggtgctAGGttaaacatgcaaggttaattggctaccccaaattgtccataggtatgaatgtgagtgtgaatggttgtttgtctatatgtgccctgtgattggctggcgaccagctgggataggctccagcatgccctggaatgaatgaataattgtggaaaaaaggaaaaaatcagataccgatattcattttctaccgcttatcctcacgagggtcgcaggggggggggggggggggggcaccctggactggtcgccagccaatcacagggcacatatagacaaacaaccattcacactcacattcatacctatggacaatttggagtcgccaattaacctagcatgtttttggaatgtgggaggaaacccggagtacccggagaaaacccacgcatgcacggggagaacatgcaaactccacacagagatggcccgagggtggaattgaacccgggtctcctagctgtgaggtctgcgtgctaaccactcgtccaccgtgcagccctccgatactgatatcacatttttatattgaTATCAAGCCAATAcaaacagtgtttatttgtgacaTGTGTAaataatgtgttcattacatGACATTAGTTTAGTAGCGAAGTGTTGGACACTATCGGATAtcagtaagaaagccaatatcgaaCATTTCTAGTAAAATCAGacaatttttcaagaaaaagtaaatcatattttttttcttttgggcaaaaatatataaaataatgatataaatatttttggggTTGTCAATGTTGAATGGCTAATTTGTACGGCTCCACTGTATAACAAGCAGAGAACAAAAAGCGGATTTGGCATGGATACCACCTCAGATGcactgcatgtacagtatccATTAATGGGACAAAAGTTGCAAAATATAGTTATCATAGTTATATGATACATACCACACAATGCCAGCAATTACAGTCAGTCTCCTCATGCTGGGAGTCCTCACTAAATCCAAGAGAGAATAtgctctttttccattttctgacACTATTAACTTGGataaattctgaaaaaaaacaatatcatttATTCAAGACAAATAGAATTGATGTCAATTTTGACAAATATTCACAAATTtgaaaagaaatatattttgcaCCTCAGGTTTTAGGTGATCCATGAATTGCTCTCTGCGGTTTACCTTAGCACACTTGCTCAGGTAAAAATATGCACGTTTATCCTTTTCATGGCTCTTCAGCCATCTGGCAGAATCTGGAAGCCACCTGCATTGACGCACACATCTTCAACTACGAATTTGTTAGTTTCTTTCAATAGAGAAAGATTTCCGTTACTCTTTGATCGCTTTCCATCATTTCTCCTTACCACCAACAGATGATGGCCAACAAGAGTGGGGTGTTTGCCGCGGCTGTCAGGTACCTCCAGTCATTGATTAAATAGGCCACAGCAGCTAGCATCATGGTGCCCACACACCAGTCCATGCTTAATAAAATGCACACTGTAGATCGATGCTTCACCTCTACCCATTCTACACCTAAAAGGATTATTCAATCACATTTTAGGAAGATTCTATTTGTCAATGCAACCTTTGTGTTTTACTACATAAACAATTTCTAGGTTGGCAATAAttactttatttcatttattatgttaAAGCTTTACTTGTACtacttgtgtatgtgtgggtttgtgtataaataaacagcaacataaagaaaaacattaagTGGTTATTGTTATCACTTGCTTCGTAACTCTTAATTGGGATGTACATTTTGCTACATTTAAatatgctggaaaatacaccGAAAATAAGTAAATTTACTTTAAATTCTGTGATGtcgcaacccctcattgctcataacaaCACGGTTTAAAGTGGGATTCAAATGTTTTACTACTATTAAAGAGATTACGGATTTTTAGACTTGTGtggtaataaagaaaaataaaaataaaataaaaataaaagtttgattgacatattcagttcatttggagctgttaaacaatacaaatatatatattcctgCCCTGTCCtttatctttattttaattacttACAGTAAAATGGGCATATTAATAGTTGCTAATAGTGATTAGTCATTactaatttgtttgtttgtttctgctttttccttacggaatcgccacagcggatcttttctgatccgcatactgatttttggcttgagctctttatattccggatgccctttaattaattaatactgaTGGTGCTTACTACTGGAAATTCGAACCTGAGGCGTCCACTCCAGTAGGTAGGCTGTATTCATTACTAAtgaatttaattaattgatcggattaaaatttgtaatcatttgacagcccaatAATCAATAGAAGTTATTGCAATCTGACTATGACAATATGAGTATGTCAACAATGCACAAAGCAATTGAATTATACTGAAATTaatacagacatttttttgtacaataaaaTTTCAATAAACTTACAAAGGACAATAGTGATTATGCTGATTCCAGAACATCCAAATCCAGTAAAAAACCTCATGGCTGCAAACATGCTGAAACTAGTGGACAAACTGCTTGCGTATCCAAAGATTGTGGTTATCAGATAGGACACCAAAAGCATTATTCTCCTGCCATacctgcaaaacaaaaataaaagtatgaattttaaaaatctgATTTCACTGATGCACAACCACTGAATACATGACTTTTGGACTCAAATCTCTGCTTTACACTAGCAGCCCTAAGAGCTCAGATAGTAATGGAAACAGTAGTAAGTATAAATGTATGCTTGTTCTACTCAAAAACTAATCTCATAAAAGATGGCAGAGCTGAACTAATGATGACCGGTCACTAAGCGTGCCAAGCACTGCTGCTCCGAACATGACGCCCAGGAAGAAGATGGTTGCTGTGGCTTTGTTTGCTCTTCTTCTCTCACAGACCAAATCCCACTGTCAGGGGACATGAATACAGTCACTCAAGAATGAAGGatttatgtgttgttttgtaAAAGCATGCAGCTGAAACTCACCTCAGAGGCCAAAGTAGACTTGACGACGGACGTATCATACACCCATCCATTCTGACAAAATACTGTTGGCAGCTCAGTAACGTTGGAGGAGTTGAACAATAGATGATACTGAGGCTCGGCAAACATCTGACAAGAACTCAGCGTCCCATCCTCCTGGACTGGAATACTGACAGCGAGCCTCTGCTTAGAggacagattcctaaaaacactcCCATCATCTGAAACGCTAATGTTGCAGTGATGTAAAGGAATATATGCGATGAAATTATTCATCAGAAAATGAAAAGGCAAAACCAAACGTGGAATTACCAGCATTAACATCAGTCTAAATTGGAATCTACCAAAGCCGTTCAATTCTGCTATCACGTCGTCAAACTTCATCTTGGAAGTGCAACTGGCAATGTGGAGTGAGGGGCAGACACGATACAAAAGTCATGTTGCCTAGTTAATAGTCAGTTATGGGGATGTGTGACTATGTGGTAAGACATTGAAAACAGATTGCTTGTGCACCCATATGAGACTAATATGCAAagtgattcattttttttaagaataagtTTGGTAAATACCATTGTATGTCATAATACACgtcacatacattttttttgttgttgttgctgaccTACTTATGCTTAAcgctaaaaatgtaataattgacATCAAAAAGAATTATTGTAGTCTTTTCACCCTGGACAGGCCAGACAGTTAAAGTTGTCATTGGATAATAATTGACGGCAAACTAACCGACAAATGTAAATACTAATCTGTTTTGAGCTCATGCATTTTCAGGGCAGATCGATGCTgtggacccccccacccccagcaaTTCGTCCACCAAGTAACATTCCAtcctccttcacatcgagaggagtcagttgaggtggctcgggcatctagtccggatgcctcccggacgcctccctggtgaggggttccgggcatgcccagtcgggaaaagaccccggggcagacctaggacacgctggagggattatgtctcacagctggcctgggaacgccttggtgtcctcccggtggagctggaggaggtcgccggggaccgggaagtctactaagactgctgcccccatgacctggacccggataagcggaggaaaatggatggatggatggatggatagaagtaACATTCCATATTCCATAATGTGGTTTACATAAAGCGATGCTATAGCTCCATAACTTCACCTTTTGGCCTGTTTCTCCTCTTCGTTGTGatggctttgactttgtctttCCTGTGTTAAGTTGACACAAATTAATAGTACTTATCATCTCGTACCGTCACCCCACCCCAGCAGCACCCGTACCCTTTTTATACTTCTTTGGTTTTATCCACATCACGTGGTGAACGTTTGAGTATTAGTAAATAGATTTTATTTTCTTGAGCCTTCCGCAGCGCCCCCCCTGGAGAATGCTGCCCTGGGCAATTGCCTGTTGTGGCCCACATCTAGAACCGCCACTGTGTATTGCATATCATGTTCAGGGTTACATAGAAACTGGATCATATCCCAGCAGAGTACTG from Doryrhamphus excisus isolate RoL2022-K1 chromosome 1, RoL_Dexc_1.0, whole genome shotgun sequence encodes the following:
- the LOC131134901 gene encoding solute carrier family 22 member 7-like; this encodes MKFDDVIAELNGFGRFQFRLMLMLVIPRLVLPFHFLMNNFIAYIPLHHCNISVSDDGSVFRNLSSKQRLAVSIPVQEDGTLSSCQMFAEPQYHLLFNSSNVTELPTVFCQNGWVYDTSVVKSTLASEWDLVCERRRANKATATIFFLGVMFGAAVLGTLSDRYGRRIMLLVSYLITTIFGYASSLSTSFSMFAAMRFFTGFGCSGISIITIVLCVEWVEVKHRSTVCILLSMDWCVGTMMLAAVAYLINDWRYLTAAANTPLLLAIICWWWLPDSARWLKSHEKDKRAYFYLSKCAKVNRREQFMDHLKPENLSKLIVSENGKRAYSLLDLVRTPSMRRLTVIAGIVWFEVACSYYAIGLNVAGFGVDIYITQLIYGISELPAKFFILFSLNKLGRKLNQSSGLFLTGLCLFCNILIPAKYAAFRTTVAALGKMFSEAAFTVLYLYTAELYPTVMRQNGFGCCSFLARLGVSLTLPVTLLEEVWVPLPGIVFSLMAFTAGLLTLLLPETNKVRLPETIEDVERTR